The window CTTAATCCTTGCTGCCCGCTCACCCAATCGCCTAAATTCACAATCTCGCCAATTGACGGACAGTAAGTTCTTCCGGATTGTTCGGCCGCGTGCTGGACAATATGCTGCCAATGTAGGAGACGTTGCTGTTTTTTATCGTCGTTGAATTTGATCACGCAACGCTCGGTTACCAAGGGTGTCAATTGCGTCACACCTAGTTCAACGGCTTTTTGTACCGCCCAGTCCATCCGATCACCGCGAGAAATGCCCAAACCCAGATTGATCGCCAGAGGGGATTCGACATTACGCTCAACGAACTGCTCGATTTCGACGCGAACAGTCTTACGGCTGACTTCGCTGAAACGGCACAGGTATTCGCCGCCTTCCCCGTTGAACAATACGATGCTCTGGTCCTGCTTTAAACGCAGGACACTGCGCACATAATGGGCCGCGTCTTCATCCAGTTCAATGCGCCCGCCAACATTTAGCGGTGCGACAACATATAAACGAGAAACCCGCATTAGTCCTGTACCGCCAGTTGGATGCCCTGCCAAGCGACATCTGCCATCAGTTGTATCTCCTGCTCGTTAATGACATAAGGCGGCATGAAATAAATCACATTCCCTAGCGGCCGCAACAACACGCCACGACTCAAAGCATAGCGATAAACTTTTAAACCGCGCCGCTGTTGCCAAGGATAGGCTTCCCGGGTTTGCTTATTTTTAACCAATTCTATAGCGACGATCATGCCAGTTTGCCGAACTTCCGCAACGTTGGGATGCTCGTTAAATCGCTCTACCGCTTTGGTCATTAGCCCCGCCAAATACCGATTGTTAGCTATCACATTTTGCTGTTCAAATATCCCCAGCGTCGCCAATGCCGCCCGACATCCCAATGCATTGCCGGTATAGCTATGCGAGTGTAAAAACGCGGTTAGATTTTGATAGTCGTCGTAAAAGGCTTGATAGACCTGATTGCTGGTCAATACCGCAGACAAGGGTAAATAGCCGCCGGTCAGGCCTTTGGATAGGCAGATAAAATCCGGGCTGATGGCCGCTTGCTCACAAGCAAACAAGGTACCGGTGCGACCAAAGCCCACGGCGATTTCGTCAGCGATAAAGTGCACGTGGTATTTATCGCAAGCCTCACGCAGCATTTTCAAATACACCGGATGATACATGCGCATACTGCCTGCACATTGCACCAACGGTTCGACAATCACAGCGCAAACCTCGGCAGCATGTTGCGCCAAAGCTTG of the Methylomonas sp. MK1 genome contains:
- a CDS encoding adenosylmethionine--8-amino-7-oxononanoate transaminase, whose translation is MNNQTIVQRDLAVLWHPCSQMKDHDPRASAPDGLPLIPIKSGQGVWLHDFDGNRYLDAISSWWVNLFGHANPIINQALKEQLETLEHVILGGFTHEAALMLAEKLVEITPPGLDKCFYADNGSSAVEIALKMSFHYWRNLGQTQKTKFITLENSYHGETLGALAVGNVALYKEIYAPLLMDVITVAGPDCYYRADGESWEAYSIRRFAIMEQALAQHAAEVCAVIVEPLVQCAGSMRMYHPVYLKMLREACDKYHVHFIADEIAVGFGRTGTLFACEQAAISPDFICLSKGLTGGYLPLSAVLTSNQVYQAFYDDYQNLTAFLHSHSYTGNALGCRAALATLGIFEQQNVIANNRYLAGLMTKAVERFNEHPNVAEVRQTGMIVAIELVKNKQTREAYPWQQRRGLKVYRYALSRGVLLRPLGNVIYFMPPYVINEQEIQLMADVAWQGIQLAVQD
- a CDS encoding 16S rRNA (uracil(1498)-N(3))-methyltransferase; protein product: MRVSRLYVVAPLNVGGRIELDEDAAHYVRSVLRLKQDQSIVLFNGEGGEYLCRFSEVSRKTVRVEIEQFVERNVESPLAINLGLGISRGDRMDWAVQKAVELGVTQLTPLVTERCVIKFNDDKKQQRLLHWQHIVQHAAEQSGRTYCPSIGEIVNLGDWVSGQQGLSVFLDPYAEQSLADLKPENSRVTLLSGPEGGFSEQERQIAKAAGFVPVRMGARILRTETAVLSALTAVQTLWGDFR